The window TATGTGCTGGGAGTAAATCCTCATTTCACCAGACGTCCTTATGATTTTTCGCATCAGGAATGTTTCCGGTTGACGAAAGAGTCCGGTGCGACATTTATGCGCTTCCCCGGCGGAACCATGGCGAATTTTATAAACTGGGACACCGGCACGTTTGTTGACGATAAAACTGTGGCGCGTATTGCGCCCGCATTTAGCGGTCAGGTAAAAGACTGGCGCAAGGATATGGAAAACTATCATCCGCACGGTGAAACGGTGGATGAATTTATGGACGCGCAACGGGGACTTGGGATCAACAATACCTCCTGGGTTTTAAATCTGCTGACCGGTAGTCCGGAGCAGAGCGCCGCATGGCTGCAGTATTGTATTGATAAAGAGTATCCCGCCGAATACTGGGAACTTGGCAATGAATATTATCTGAATCCCTATCGCAGTCATTATCCGACGGTGGATGATTTTATTGCAGACGCCAAACGCCATTCGCAGGCGATGAGAGCCGTGAAGGCAGATGTGAAACTCGGCGTGCTGGCATCCGGTTTCCGGCATGTGAAAAATGAAAATCCGGAAGCGGATGATTTCTGGGTAACGGATAATCCGAATGCGCAGTGGAATATCGCTGTTTCAAAAGAGTCGTTTTATGACGCAGTGGTGATTCATGACTATCTGGTCACGCCGCAACTGTTTGCGCATTTGACGGAAACTGAGGCGTATACCTATCTCATGTCACGCAATCCGGTGGAATTTTCAAAGCTGATTGCATACTATCAAAAACTGTTTCCGGGCAAACCGCTCTGGCTGACAGAGTGGAACATTCATCCAATTCCGTTTTTCACGAATTTGAAAAATCAGGGACTGTCCGATCAGGACCGGACGAAATTTATTCACACCAAAACGCTGGCGCACGGATTGTATCTGGCGGACTGGCTGCTGCATGCGCTGAAATATCCGGAGACGGTTGAAATGGCGCATCTGCACGTGCTGGCGGCACCGTTTTACTGGGGCATGTTTTATGTGCAGCAACCGGAAGAAAAACATTTGGACGATCCGTTTGTGCAAACCATTTCATTTGAGGTTGTAAAACTTTTCAGCGAGGCATTTCAGTCCGCCGGAAAACTGACCGTGTGCGAAATTTCCGGCGCGCCGGAAATGACCGGTGAACTGGATTTCGGCAGTGAATCATTTCCGGCGGTGATCGGCGCCGCGTTTCCCGGCGAACAGAAAACGGCGCTCATTCTGTTGAATAAATCCCTGTCGGACCAGCTGGCGGAAATCCGGTTGAACGGCTTTTCCGGCGCGAAAGCACGGCTGAAAGTGTTGACTGCGCCGGAACTGATTGAGGGGTGGGGCACCGTTAAAAAAGTCGAAACAAAATACGGCGTAGATTCGGTATTTAACGGGAAATATGAAGTGTATGAAAAAGAGATCGCGCCTGCATCGTTTACGCTTCCGGCGCATTCGCTGTGTTTAATCATAGTTGAATCCGGCGACGGACAGTAAGCGAAGCGGGCAGAGGAAAAACTGGAAAAACAAAAGGAGGCAGCAATGAGTAAGAGAGTTCGTTTAACAGCAGTCGCGGCGATTTTCGGCGCGTATTGTGCATCAGCCAATGTGGTTGATTTCAGCACCTATTCCGCCGGGTCAATTTCGACCGTAAGCGGATATGATTTAGTGGTCATCGACGGCAGCGGCACCGCCAGTGCATCCATCGTAGATGACGGTTCCGGAGTTAATGTTTTGCGGTTAAGCTCAGGTGGCCACGGCTCTGCCGTTGCCATGCTCGGGTCAAAACAGATATTCAATTTAGCCGATGAATGGTCGGTCTCAGCCGATTTTTCTATCAATTCTGTTTCGGGTAATGGACCGCTTTCATTTGGAATATACAATGCGGCGGTGGTGGATGCCGATGGACTGGCCAGCGGGGAGGCGTCCATTGCCTCCGGAGACGCCGCGACATCACGCATGGCCATGCAGATGACGGTTCGCCCAACTGGGGCATACTCATTCAGCTACGTTGACGCCGGCGGCACGAGAAGAGAACCCGGTTCGGCTTACAGCGGTTCTGTTAACGGCAGCACACGGTATACGGTTACGTTTGAGTGCGATGGCGTAAATCTGGTTGCAACACTTTCTGACAGCTCCGGCACGGAATTAAAAACTTTGTCGCAATCCGTGACAGCGCTGGGTCCGAATGTTTCCGGGGATGCATTGAAATTTGCATTCGGTGACACGATGAATAACAGCACATCAGGCTATGATATTGATGTTTACAAAATTACCACCATTCCGGAACCGGCTACAATCAGTCTGTTTATTATTGCATCGTGCGTCGGACTTGCCGGCCGGAAATGGATTCAGAAATAAAATATAATACCACCGGTATTTAGCTTTCAGGAGAATATGAATGAAAAAGAATCGTCAGGTTGGATTATTTTTTTCTCTGCTTTTAGCCGGAATTTCTGTTTCCGGCGCGCCGGTGGATTTCAGTAATTATACCGCCGGAAAAATTGCCTCGTCCGGTACATTCACCACAAATCTATTGGACGCAACAGGCAATGCTTCCGGATTCGTTTTAAAAGGCGGTGGATCATTTCAACTGTCCATTGAGGACAGTGCCGGAAAAAAATGTGTCCGGTTGAATTCAAGGAATTCAGTGGCGGCGGCTTTGATTGCTTCAGAAAAACCGCTGGCGCTCAGCGATAACTGGAAAATTACCGTTGAATTTTCGGTGAGCAGTCCGGCTCCGTCTGGCCCATTATTGTTTGGCTTATATCGCACTGGCACCGCAGATAAAAAAGGCGCTTATATCAGCGATGCAGTGCTGCCGGGCGGTTCGGACAAAGACGGCAGTAAGGCGGTCGTGGCGATGCAATTGGTGATTCGTCCGTCCGCTCAGTTTGCATTCAGTTTTATCGATAAGAGCAATGTTCCTCGGCAACCGGGTCACGGTCTGCAAGGCGACATCACCGGCAAAACAAACTATTGTATTAAGTTCGAATGCAATGGAACTGCCATTATCGCTACGTTGCGGCAGGCAGGCGGAAAAGTGCTGGACGGGAATCAAATAAAAATTTCTGATATCGAAGCCAGAGTCGGGCAGACCGTGGAGTTTGCCGCCGGAGATATTATCAACAATTCAACCTCTGGCTGGGATATTGATATTTACAGCATTGAACTCCTCACAAAATAAATCCGGCACATTGCCGATGATGCACATGAATTTTAAGTTACCGGAAATTACGTTATGATATGGATGTTCGCTGTGATGACGTTTTGTGCAGTGTGTATTGCACAGGGCGCACTGGTCGATTTTAATTCATATCCGCCGGGAATCCTGTTTGAGGAATCCGTTTCCAGGACCGATCCGTCTAGCGCCAAAGTTTCTGCAAAAACAAAGACGCTGAGTCTGGAGGAAAACGCATTTACGCTGTACGGCTCAACCGGCGAGCTGTCAACCAGTCAAACCGGCACATTAAGCTACGCATTCTCAATCCTGGATGATCTGGATGAAAGCTATCTGCAGATCAGCAGCCGCCGGCAGGCGTCCGGCGGAAATCCGGTGGCGCAGGTCAGTTCAGATTCTCATTTTCTGCTGAAAGACGGGCAGTGGCAGATTACGTTTTCGGCAGAAAAATATTCCGGTGTTTCAGGGACGGTGTATCTCGGACTTTACGGCGCTTCCGCTATGAGCACCGCCGGCGGTTATTCTCTTAGCCAGTTGCTCAATAATCCGGTGGTATTTTCTCAGATTGAAATCAATTCGTCCGGCGAAATTCTGGTTTCCAGAACAGCATCTGCCGGCGGCAGTCTTGAATATTGGAATGGAAATTCATGGACGTCCGCTCGCGGTACGCTCGGCAAAATTGTGTTAAAAAACAGTTCAAAATATGTGGCAACGTTCGGCATCTCTCAGGCAGGGACGATTTCGTGCGATTTGCGGTCCATTGAAGATGATCAACTTTGTTCTGTAACGTACACAACGGACGATGTCGGCGTCCGGGATAATGTCCGGTTTTCTGCCGGCGACATTGGGAACAATACCGCATTTAACTGGACGTTGAATGTCTTCAGCCTTTCGAGCGGAGAAACGTTTGAGCAAAAGACCGATTCATCATTTCTGTTCACGGTAAACGCAAAAGAAAGTGCGGATGTATTCCGGCTGGTCGTCTTTCCGGACACACAGAATTATGCCAATCACGGCTGGGTTGATCTGCTGGGAAATACCGGTACGCGCGCACCGAATGCTGCCATATTTCCTGTTATGACGGACTGGATTAAAGAGAAAAAAGATGACCTGAAAATTAAAATGGTGGCGCATGTCGGGGATATTGTGAACACAGATTATGCGCCGGAATGGGACGTCGCATCCAACGCGTTTGCCACGCTGGACCAGTCCGGCATTCCGTATGCCGCCTGTCTCGGGAATCACGATATGGGTGTTGAAGTTTATGCTAAAAAAACAGAGACCAACACCTTTTCCTGGGCCACAGCGACCATCCGCAATTCACTCTTCCGCACCTATTTTCCGGAGACACGTTTTCAACAGCATGAATGGTACGGCGGCAGCTTCAGCAACAGCTATTACTGTTATGCCGAAGCGTCCGGCATGAATTTCCTGCTGCTGGCGCTGGATATGCAGCCCGGCGCCGCCGTACTGGAATGGGCGAAAGGAATTGTTGATGCGCACCCCGATCACCGGTGCATTGTGGTTACGCATATCTATTTAAGAAACTA is drawn from Kiritimatiellales bacterium and contains these coding sequences:
- a CDS encoding metallophosphoesterase, with amino-acid sequence MIWMFAVMTFCAVCIAQGALVDFNSYPPGILFEESVSRTDPSSAKVSAKTKTLSLEENAFTLYGSTGELSTSQTGTLSYAFSILDDLDESYLQISSRRQASGGNPVAQVSSDSHFLLKDGQWQITFSAEKYSGVSGTVYLGLYGASAMSTAGGYSLSQLLNNPVVFSQIEINSSGEILVSRTASAGGSLEYWNGNSWTSARGTLGKIVLKNSSKYVATFGISQAGTISCDLRSIEDDQLCSVTYTTDDVGVRDNVRFSAGDIGNNTAFNWTLNVFSLSSGETFEQKTDSSFLFTVNAKESADVFRLVVFPDTQNYANHGWVDLLGNTGTRAPNAAIFPVMTDWIKEKKDDLKIKMVAHVGDIVNTDYAPEWDVASNAFATLDQSGIPYAACLGNHDMGVEVYAKKTETNTFSWATATIRNSLFRTYFPETRFQQHEWYGGSFSNSYYCYAEASGMNFLLLALDMQPGAAVLEWAKGIVDAHPDHRCIVVTHIYLRNYASGRDTRRGNYKVTENSGEDIWQKFITQCPNIFLVLCGHVSGAQDVIISDINQAGKPVHQILTDYSGLTKGGSGFMRVLTFHPRQSKITVSRYSPWLDAKTMTGMLKPADHPDPLYYKMTDE